One Parcubacteria group bacterium DNA window includes the following coding sequences:
- a CDS encoding DoxX family protein produces the protein MQKMIHCACTERCADVAPLVLRIATGLVFFIHGYTKLTTQGVPGVSEFLGSLGFPAPDLFAIVLLTVEIVGGIALIAGLFTHWAAKLTGIVAIVALVLVHVSNGFFVQNGGYEFVLLLIAALVSIMVTGPGKYSLDHHWLKKHM, from the coding sequence ATGCAAAAAATGATTCATTGTGCGTGTACAGAGCGTTGTGCTGATGTCGCACCGCTTGTTCTTCGCATTGCTACAGGTCTCGTCTTTTTTATACACGGGTACACGAAACTCACGACGCAGGGTGTCCCAGGAGTCTCAGAGTTTCTGGGCTCTCTCGGGTTTCCAGCCCCAGATCTGTTTGCAATAGTTCTACTTACTGTTGAGATCGTCGGAGGTATTGCGTTGATTGCCGGTCTCTTCACGCACTGGGCGGCAAAGCTTACTGGTATTGTGGCCATTGTTGCCCTTGTGTTAGTTCACGTCAGCAACGGCTTTTTTGTGCAGAATGGTGGCTATGAGTTTGTTCTTCTCCTCATTGCCGCACTAGTCTCAATCATGGTAACTGGTCCAGGAAAGTACTCGCTCGATCACCACTGGCTCAAGAAGCACATGTAA
- a CDS encoding ATP-dependent Clp protease proteolytic subunit encodes MVKRGASPQEAGEQLSAFIQSTVADVASDLLGSLWGRVYLPLILKRRVLLFGVIDEDAAERLTEQLLLLDAAASFPITLFINSRGGDFEETLKIVDTIQHLESPVDAVVVGNAQSCAFFILQACRRRVAYPHASFMIHGVSLPDSRIDQTDFGSIVRGAKDELDTVFEMMAKKSGLSLSRIQKLSKKEKILNAEEALSSNFIDTISKNRQRP; translated from the coding sequence ATGGTAAAGAGAGGAGCATCTCCTCAAGAGGCAGGTGAACAGCTTTCGGCATTTATTCAGAGCACGGTTGCCGATGTTGCGAGCGATCTTCTAGGCAGTCTCTGGGGGCGTGTGTACTTGCCTCTAATATTAAAGCGGCGCGTCCTTCTTTTTGGCGTAATCGATGAGGATGCGGCAGAACGCTTAACGGAGCAATTGTTACTGCTTGATGCAGCGGCGTCTTTTCCCATCACACTTTTCATAAACTCTCGAGGCGGCGACTTTGAAGAGACGCTCAAGATAGTGGACACCATCCAACATCTTGAGTCGCCTGTTGATGCCGTTGTGGTCGGAAATGCACAGTCGTGCGCGTTCTTCATTCTTCAGGCATGTCGGAGAAGGGTCGCCTATCCGCACGCCTCCTTCATGATTCATGGGGTGAGCTTGCCAGACTCACGAATAGACCAGACTGATTTCGGGAGTATTGTGAGGGGCGCCAAAGATGAGCTAGATACAGTGTTTGAGATGATGGCCAAGAAAAGCGGTCTCTCGCTCTCACGTATCCAGAAATTGAGCAAGAAAGAAAAGATCTTGAACGCAGAGGAAGCGCTAAGCTCCAACTTCATCGATACCATATCGAAAAATCGACAGCGCCCATAA
- a CDS encoding ATP-dependent DNA helicase RecG produces the protein MHPKDALEKHFRLIKQQKAALKKLRIETVSDLLYHFPTRYGVAMPQKNINELKKGDEVVVSGKLLKLEKTRGWKKRISMTRATLEDQSGKLRIVWFNQPYLAKMMQEGAIVTLKGKVGEDKNGLYLANPTTDTTNILPGVKGGLLGGEGESGTLQASYSESRGISSRWFYYALKKVFAANVHKKIEEYLPEAILKKYHLPSLSTALVWMHQPKTMGNAEAARKRFSFEEVFFIQLSRQKARQEYQTHETFPVEVADEAISGFAERFPFELTHSQQDAIHAILDDFCKGKPMTRLLEGDVGSGKTAVAAVTAHAVVTSRPRGQDFGNLQAAIMAPTEILARQHFESFIQLFSHLPIQIGLITGSECRKFPSKVSASWQNGNGSTPISRTQLLKWVANGEIPIVVGTHALIQKHVKFKDLAFVVIDEQHRFGTMQRFELVRKDKRVPHLLSMTATPIPRTLALTIYGDLDLTLIAEMPRGRKPIMTEIVEPKERARAYEKALEELRAGRQVYVICPRIDEPDPEKEGALMVKSVKEEAARLKKEVFPEYEIAILHSKMKPKERESVMQKFLKKEVNILVATSVIEVGVNVPNATVIIIEGAERFGLSQLHQLRGRVLRSTHQAYCFVFPDTKVAGLARLRALRDAKNGFELAELDLRLRGAGELSGKKQWGISDIGMEAIQNLKMVEAARAEAAILLEKDSGLVKYPLLRERMTTEETHWE, from the coding sequence ATGCATCCCAAAGACGCTCTCGAAAAACATTTTCGTCTTATCAAACAGCAGAAGGCTGCGCTCAAAAAACTAAGGATAGAGACGGTTAGTGATTTGCTCTATCACTTCCCCACGCGTTATGGAGTGGCCATGCCTCAAAAAAACATTAACGAGCTCAAGAAAGGTGATGAGGTGGTCGTCTCGGGGAAACTGCTCAAACTCGAAAAAACGAGGGGTTGGAAAAAGAGAATCTCTATGACCCGGGCAACCTTAGAAGATCAGAGTGGCAAACTACGCATCGTTTGGTTCAACCAGCCCTACCTTGCAAAGATGATGCAGGAGGGGGCAATCGTGACCCTTAAAGGTAAGGTTGGCGAGGACAAGAACGGATTGTATCTTGCAAACCCGACGACAGATACGACAAACATCCTCCCCGGTGTGAAGGGCGGACTCTTGGGGGGAGAGGGAGAAAGTGGCACCCTGCAAGCGAGCTATTCCGAAAGTCGTGGCATCTCAAGTCGCTGGTTCTACTACGCTTTGAAAAAGGTATTTGCCGCAAACGTACATAAAAAGATAGAGGAATATCTTCCAGAGGCAATCCTCAAGAAGTACCACCTCCCCTCTCTCTCAACTGCACTTGTCTGGATGCACCAACCTAAGACGATGGGGAATGCGGAGGCGGCACGCAAACGTTTTTCGTTTGAAGAAGTATTCTTCATCCAGCTCTCACGACAAAAGGCTCGCCAGGAATACCAGACACATGAGACATTTCCTGTGGAGGTTGCAGACGAGGCAATCTCTGGATTTGCCGAGCGTTTCCCGTTTGAACTCACACACTCGCAACAGGATGCGATTCACGCGATTCTCGATGACTTCTGTAAGGGTAAACCAATGACACGACTCCTCGAAGGAGATGTCGGTTCGGGTAAAACGGCGGTTGCGGCCGTGACGGCGCACGCTGTGGTTACCTCACGCCCCAGGGGGCAAGACTTTGGAAATCTCCAAGCCGCCATAATGGCACCAACAGAGATCCTCGCCAGACAACATTTTGAATCGTTCATACAACTGTTTTCCCACCTACCAATCCAGATCGGACTCATCACCGGAAGCGAGTGTCGCAAGTTTCCTTCGAAAGTATCCGCTAGCTGGCAGAACGGCAACGGTTCAACCCCCATCTCGCGCACGCAACTTTTAAAGTGGGTAGCGAATGGTGAGATTCCTATTGTCGTCGGCACGCACGCGCTCATTCAGAAACACGTGAAGTTTAAAGACCTTGCATTTGTGGTGATTGACGAACAACACCGCTTCGGTACCATGCAGCGTTTTGAGCTCGTGCGAAAGGACAAACGTGTGCCGCATTTACTCTCAATGACTGCGACCCCAATACCGCGTACGCTCGCACTCACCATATACGGCGACCTGGACCTCACCCTTATTGCAGAAATGCCACGAGGCAGAAAGCCCATTATGACCGAGATTGTTGAGCCCAAAGAGCGGGCACGTGCATATGAAAAGGCGCTGGAAGAGCTGCGAGCAGGACGACAGGTGTATGTCATATGCCCTCGCATCGACGAGCCCGATCCAGAGAAAGAGGGTGCGCTTATGGTGAAATCGGTAAAGGAGGAGGCGGCGCGGCTCAAAAAAGAGGTGTTTCCTGAGTATGAGATAGCAATCCTTCATAGCAAGATGAAACCAAAAGAGCGCGAGAGCGTAATGCAAAAGTTTTTGAAAAAAGAGGTCAATATTCTCGTCGCGACATCGGTCATTGAGGTTGGCGTGAACGTGCCAAATGCAACCGTGATTATTATTGAGGGCGCGGAACGATTTGGCCTCTCACAACTCCATCAACTTCGTGGACGCGTGCTCCGCTCGACCCATCAGGCATACTGCTTTGTCTTTCCCGACACAAAAGTAGCGGGACTCGCGCGATTGCGTGCACTTCGTGATGCAAAAAATGGGTTTGAGCTCGCTGAACTGGATCTCCGCCTACGCGGTGCCGGAGAACTCTCCGGCAAAAAACAATGGGGCATCTCGGACATTGGGATGGAGGCGATCCAAAACCTAAAGATGGTCGAGGCAGCGCGTGCTGAAGCGGCAATCCTTCTCGAAAAAGACTCTGGCCTTGTGAAATATCCCCTTCTTCGCGAACGCATGACGACAGAAGAAACACATTGGGAATAG
- a CDS encoding acyl-CoA desaturase: protein MFALIRLLFKPPEIPRAPDEIIDWRGSTLYFVFNAIAVAGPFLLLSFLPFWHAILVSAVFALLLYTLACKKKTWETTAGILLVTHAAILLSLPSPSDFLVLLSMDICFVLFFVRLFFVHTGHHIYFSHTGFRTGRLSQCVLAFVTEMALQKGVLQWASNHRDHHTWSDTPKDPHTPKKGFWWSHVGWIMSPKYADYRSTRVLRDFGQFPEIVWLDRWYVVPPSILGILVFLLGFAWGGWVGGISTLIVGFFFSTFLVWHWTYAINSFAHVFGTVNYKITPEDTSKNTPALRATAGEQNHNNHHRHEKSVRFALFDGEEDWAYPIIKWLERIGIIWDLHEPTPEQIQKGFLEPRTT from the coding sequence ATGTTTGCGTTGATTCGCCTACTCTTCAAGCCGCCTGAAATCCCTCGAGCACCCGACGAAATAATCGACTGGCGGGGCTCAACTCTGTACTTTGTCTTTAACGCAATCGCTGTAGCGGGACCTTTCCTGCTTCTCTCTTTCCTCCCCTTTTGGCATGCGATCCTTGTGTCCGCGGTCTTTGCTCTGCTCCTCTATACGCTCGCATGCAAAAAGAAAACGTGGGAAACGACGGCGGGCATACTTCTTGTGACACACGCTGCAATCCTCCTCTCCCTCCCGTCCCCCTCAGACTTCCTCGTGCTCCTGAGTATGGATATCTGCTTTGTGCTCTTTTTTGTGAGACTCTTTTTCGTCCACACGGGGCACCACATCTACTTCAGTCACACAGGGTTCAGGACGGGGCGATTGAGCCAGTGCGTACTCGCGTTTGTTACAGAAATGGCGTTGCAAAAAGGTGTCCTCCAGTGGGCAAGCAATCATCGTGACCACCACACATGGTCAGACACACCAAAAGACCCCCACACTCCAAAGAAGGGGTTCTGGTGGAGCCATGTTGGCTGGATAATGTCTCCCAAATACGCGGACTATCGAAGCACTCGAGTACTCAGAGATTTTGGGCAGTTCCCAGAAATTGTCTGGCTCGATCGGTGGTATGTTGTGCCACCGTCCATTCTCGGCATACTTGTTTTCCTTCTCGGTTTCGCTTGGGGCGGATGGGTGGGTGGCATTTCGACGCTCATTGTCGGATTCTTCTTCTCGACCTTTCTTGTCTGGCACTGGACATACGCGATCAATTCATTTGCGCACGTCTTTGGTACTGTGAACTACAAGATCACACCGGAGGACACGAGCAAAAACACCCCCGCTCTACGCGCAACCGCCGGAGAGCAGAACCACAACAATCATCACCGTCATGAAAAAAGCGTCCGGTTTGCGCTCTTTGACGGAGAAGAAGACTGGGCGTACCCAATCATCAAGTGGCTCGAGCGAATCGGGATTATTTGGGATTTGCATGAACCAACGCCCGAGCAAATACAAAAAGGGTTCTTGGAGCCTCGTACAACCTGA
- a CDS encoding DUF2157 domain-containing protein: MNKEELLRELSAKVGAGEVTRAEVMSRLGTVPTQTAQGESLAASGIMSKLSHLSITKILYIIGAAIVAVGIIIFIAQIWEDIGSIGRILVTLGLGLIFAVTGSVLLKQKPDQYIGAVFHFIGGVLIPSGVVVTLSELGVKVDSVWPLAIIFGVLFLSYVLLSTVHKHLVLTLFAITNGTAFVYLIVHAIVDSTGLQWRDLDAYLTMVVGASYLLLGHSFRDSWNKKLVDALYFFGVAGFLGAAFTQVWDNIFWELIYAPLVFGGLFLSVYMKSRNVLVMSTVFLLAYVGYITSEYFADSLGWPISLVILGFIFIGLGYASITINKKYIKA, encoded by the coding sequence ATGAATAAGGAAGAACTCTTAAGAGAACTTTCGGCAAAGGTGGGCGCTGGGGAAGTTACTCGCGCGGAAGTGATGAGCCGGTTGGGCACAGTACCAACACAAACAGCGCAGGGAGAATCTCTAGCCGCAAGCGGGATTATGAGCAAGCTCTCGCATCTTTCGATAACCAAGATTCTCTATATCATCGGCGCAGCAATCGTGGCAGTCGGTATCATCATCTTTATCGCGCAAATCTGGGAAGATATCGGTTCTATCGGACGCATATTGGTAACACTCGGACTTGGCCTCATCTTTGCCGTCACCGGATCAGTGCTGTTGAAACAAAAACCTGACCAATACATTGGTGCAGTCTTCCACTTTATCGGAGGAGTGCTTATTCCGAGCGGAGTCGTGGTGACTCTCTCCGAGTTAGGTGTTAAAGTCGACTCCGTGTGGCCTCTCGCCATTATCTTTGGGGTACTTTTCCTTTCGTATGTACTCTTGAGCACCGTACACAAACACCTTGTTTTGACACTCTTCGCCATAACGAACGGTACGGCGTTTGTATACCTTATCGTCCACGCGATCGTAGACAGCACGGGCCTCCAGTGGCGAGATCTGGATGCGTACCTAACCATGGTCGTTGGAGCTTCTTATTTGTTGCTGGGACACTCCTTCCGCGACAGCTGGAACAAGAAACTTGTCGATGCTCTCTACTTCTTCGGCGTCGCGGGCTTTCTTGGGGCCGCATTTACCCAAGTGTGGGACAACATTTTCTGGGAGCTTATTTACGCCCCACTTGTCTTTGGGGGCCTTTTCCTTTCGGTATACATGAAGAGCAGAAATGTTCTTGTCATGAGCACGGTATTCCTCCTTGCCTATGTCGGATATATTACGAGTGAGTATTTCGCAGATTCGCTCGGTTGGCCTATCTCGCTTGTCATTTTGGGCTTCATCTTCATCGGTCTAGGGTACGCCTCCATCACCATCAACAAGAAGTATATTAAAGCTTAA
- a CDS encoding nucleoside 2-deoxyribosyltransferase domain-containing protein, translating to MIQVYAHEHHEETGGPSIFLAGPSPRTKRDYNWRPLALRHLSEVRFPGSVFIPLPRDGKWPDYFDHAQIEWELKYLNEATVIAFWVPRDLRHLPGFTTNVEFGMFCGSGKIVLGYPRGAPKMEYVDHVARKYNVPVCHTLGETMIAAAVMVATRTPKG from the coding sequence ATGATTCAGGTCTATGCCCACGAGCATCACGAGGAGACAGGAGGCCCAAGCATTTTCCTCGCCGGTCCCAGTCCGCGCACAAAGCGCGATTACAATTGGCGACCACTCGCTTTGCGCCACCTCTCGGAGGTAAGGTTTCCAGGGTCTGTCTTTATTCCGCTTCCGCGGGATGGAAAGTGGCCCGATTATTTTGACCACGCACAGATTGAGTGGGAACTGAAGTATTTGAACGAAGCGACAGTAATCGCATTCTGGGTTCCACGCGACTTGAGGCACCTTCCCGGCTTTACGACCAATGTTGAGTTTGGCATGTTCTGCGGGTCGGGGAAAATTGTGCTCGGATACCCGCGTGGCGCGCCGAAAATGGAGTATGTAGATCACGTCGCGCGCAAATACAACGTCCCCGTATGTCATACACTCGGGGAAACAATGATCGCAGCAGCTGTGATGGTGGCGACGCGGACACCCAAAGGTTAA
- a CDS encoding GNAT family N-acetyltransferase → MFSIRNYKTSDYAAVASLYKQGELYGGQFDLNRDSEERLARKIAEDPEAILICESGGKTVGTISLIEDTRTAWLFRFAVLKDANEKDVLTVLCDKALAILQSRGHSQVLVLAPVGNKDFEARYAALGFEKGTDYTCYFRNI, encoded by the coding sequence ATGTTTTCCATACGGAATTACAAAACATCTGATTACGCGGCGGTTGCTTCGCTTTACAAACAAGGCGAACTTTATGGTGGGCAATTTGACCTCAATCGCGACTCAGAAGAACGCTTGGCACGGAAAATTGCCGAGGACCCGGAGGCAATTCTCATCTGCGAGTCCGGAGGAAAGACAGTGGGAACAATTTCACTCATTGAAGATACGCGGACTGCATGGCTTTTCCGTTTTGCGGTACTGAAAGACGCAAATGAAAAAGATGTCCTTACTGTCCTATGCGACAAGGCGCTCGCAATCTTGCAAAGCCGCGGGCACTCCCAAGTCCTCGTCTTGGCACCTGTGGGCAACAAAGATTTCGAGGCACGCTACGCCGCACTCGGATTCGAGAAGGGCACGGATTACACCTGCTATTTTCGGAATATCTAA
- a CDS encoding class I SAM-dependent methyltransferase, with the protein MEKPPRQWVEIPTTNWGLKDYMRDLQLTPEVLSGKTILDVGSGTRRFTKELQEAGIDAQVVSLDPVFASPEEKQRFHERIRVEEPLEKLLQETNTPGVREKTVAGIAEMLPFEDETFDLIIAHYSLPLYGTHQQVSQFFKEALRVLKVGGELRYAPALAFSRDTNIEEIIQKMVTEKRCRILQNGIGNQPTILQKLPETS; encoded by the coding sequence ATGGAAAAACCTCCTAGACAGTGGGTGGAGATACCAACAACTAATTGGGGGCTGAAGGACTACATGCGTGACCTGCAATTAACGCCGGAGGTTTTGAGTGGTAAGACAATTCTTGATGTGGGGAGCGGGACGAGAAGATTCACCAAAGAATTACAAGAGGCGGGAATAGACGCTCAAGTGGTATCACTCGACCCCGTCTTTGCGTCTCCGGAAGAAAAACAACGTTTTCATGAGAGGATACGCGTTGAAGAGCCCCTAGAAAAACTTTTACAAGAAACAAACACTCCCGGGGTACGCGAAAAAACTGTTGCTGGAATTGCGGAGATGCTTCCCTTTGAAGACGAGACTTTTGATTTAATCATTGCTCACTATTCTCTGCCGCTTTACGGCACGCACCAACAGGTAAGTCAGTTTTTTAAGGAGGCTTTGCGCGTTTTAAAAGTTGGCGGAGAGTTGCGGTATGCACCCGCACTTGCATTCTCCCGTGACACAAACATAGAAGAAATCATACAAAAAATGGTTACCGAGAAAAGATGCAGAATCCTTCAAAATGGTATAGGAAACCAACCAACGATTTTACAAAAACTCCCTGAGACATCATAA
- a CDS encoding class I SAM-dependent methyltransferase: MPKQTKTSWEESAEWYDEYLTGADTYQEKVILPNLLRILELKKGERVLDLACGQGYFAKHLLEKGAGVVGVDASEALVEKARHALPKAIFHVADAAKLPFGDDTFDTVVCILALQNIENLLTTLKEVRRVLTKDGRFIFVVNHPAFRIPKHSSWVWDDKNKTQYRRVEQYLTPAKAKIEMHPGADSSYTWTFHRSLQDFAKALRTAGFAITRMEEWISHKKSQKGPRTEGEDRARKEIPLFLAVEAR, encoded by the coding sequence ATGCCGAAACAAACTAAAACATCATGGGAAGAGTCGGCAGAGTGGTACGATGAGTACCTTACGGGCGCTGACACGTATCAGGAGAAAGTAATCCTGCCGAACCTGCTCCGCATCCTAGAGCTCAAGAAGGGAGAGCGGGTGCTCGACCTTGCTTGCGGACAAGGGTACTTCGCAAAACACTTGCTCGAAAAAGGGGCGGGTGTCGTCGGTGTTGATGCGTCAGAGGCGCTTGTAGAAAAAGCTAGGCACGCACTTCCGAAAGCAATTTTTCATGTCGCAGATGCAGCGAAGCTCCCCTTCGGCGACGATACCTTCGACACGGTCGTGTGCATCCTTGCACTACAGAACATCGAGAACCTTCTCACGACACTCAAAGAGGTGCGCAGGGTGCTTACCAAAGACGGCAGATTTATCTTTGTCGTGAATCATCCGGCCTTTCGCATACCCAAACATTCAAGCTGGGTCTGGGACGACAAAAACAAAACACAATACCGCCGCGTCGAGCAATACCTCACTCCCGCGAAAGCAAAAATAGAAATGCATCCCGGTGCAGACAGTTCATACACGTGGACATTCCACCGTTCGCTCCAGGACTTTGCGAAAGCACTCCGTACGGCGGGCTTCGCTATTACGCGTATGGAGGAGTGGATCTCGCACAAGAAAAGCCAGAAGGGCCCGCGCACCGAGGGCGAAGATCGAGCACGCAAAGAAATTCCCCTCTTCCTCGCCGTTGAAGCACGTTAA
- a CDS encoding sodium:calcium antiporter has protein sequence MSNLLFLAASLFVVIKSADLAIKYATYFAHILRLPKYVVGFLVVAVISILPETLIGIDASLRGVPAFGLGTLFGSNVADLTLVFAIVVFATVSGIKVGSKILEQNRWYPLLLALPIFVGFDGYYSRIEGVLLIAAGLFFFYWTFRENHHHAPSQGEHHHYHYLLNLLYLLLSTGGLIVGSHLTVQYGIALAESVSLSPILIGMLVVGLGTTLPELLFSIRAVRQNRDELALGDILGTVISDATIVVGILALISPFYFPKEIVYITAAFMVASALVLFQFMRSGKLLTKKEGVLLVLLYIVFVAVEYILHG, from the coding sequence ATGTCCAACCTACTCTTTCTCGCCGCGTCGCTCTTTGTGGTCATTAAAAGCGCTGACCTGGCGATCAAATACGCTACATATTTTGCGCACATCCTCCGGCTCCCCAAATATGTCGTTGGCTTTCTTGTTGTCGCAGTCATTTCCATACTTCCGGAGACACTTATCGGCATAGACGCATCGCTACGCGGTGTCCCCGCTTTCGGATTGGGGACACTTTTCGGTTCAAACGTGGCAGACCTCACACTCGTCTTTGCCATTGTCGTTTTCGCAACTGTGAGCGGGATAAAAGTCGGGAGTAAGATCCTCGAACAGAACCGCTGGTATCCCCTCCTCCTCGCCTTGCCGATTTTCGTCGGCTTCGATGGCTACTACTCGAGAATCGAGGGCGTACTCCTCATCGCCGCTGGTCTCTTCTTTTTCTACTGGACATTCAGAGAAAATCATCACCACGCCCCTTCGCAGGGAGAACACCACCACTATCACTACCTCTTGAACCTCTTGTACCTACTCTTGAGTACGGGTGGTCTCATTGTGGGCTCGCATTTAACCGTACAATACGGTATCGCCCTCGCCGAATCGGTGAGCTTGAGCCCCATACTCATCGGCATGCTTGTTGTCGGTTTGGGCACCACTCTTCCTGAACTCCTTTTCTCCATTCGCGCTGTCCGGCAAAACAGAGATGAGCTTGCCCTGGGCGATATCCTCGGCACCGTCATCTCTGACGCAACGATTGTTGTTGGTATCTTGGCCCTCATTAGCCCTTTTTACTTTCCCAAAGAGATCGTCTACATCACCGCCGCGTTCATGGTCGCATCGGCCTTAGTGCTGTTCCAATTCATGCGCTCGGGAAAACTGCTGACTAAAAAAGAAGGTGTTCTCCTTGTCTTGCTCTACATAGTTTTCGTTGCCGTTGAATACATACTCCACGGGTAA
- a CDS encoding VOC family protein yields MEELIGDYKSFFQDIVSRLKGLGIDIAGYAISHLGVRTTTFEAYERLREDIKKHCVSYVENEHNGRPISKLLLREPLSLLNGFRVDLIELMPPKPNVPYPPGLEHCGIVIGDTLEEFARIHKDAMSGRQDQGPYCQPYFITFDNGKRVKFYDLSLKDVVEKEGHVFLPVPH; encoded by the coding sequence ATGGAAGAACTCATCGGAGACTACAAATCGTTTTTCCAAGATATAGTCAGTCGACTCAAAGGGCTTGGGATTGATATTGCCGGCTATGCCATAAGTCATCTCGGCGTCCGTACCACAACCTTTGAAGCATACGAGCGACTACGTGAGGATATAAAAAAGCATTGCGTTTCATATGTAGAAAATGAGCACAACGGACGACCAATCTCAAAGTTGCTACTCAGAGAACCTCTTTCTTTGCTCAACGGCTTCAGGGTTGATTTGATCGAACTCATGCCGCCGAAACCAAACGTGCCATACCCTCCCGGTCTTGAGCACTGCGGTATCGTCATTGGCGATACGCTCGAAGAATTCGCTCGGATTCACAAAGATGCGATGTCGGGGAGACAAGACCAAGGTCCGTACTGTCAGCCATACTTTATTACCTTCGACAATGGGAAACGAGTCAAGTTTTACGATCTTTCATTGAAAGATGTTGTTGAAAAAGAGGGGCACGTATTCCTTCCTGTCCCACATTAA
- a CDS encoding SET domain-containing protein-lysine N-methyltransferase, whose amino-acid sequence MDYKRIIKRINEKPRRNNYVSPNTEVRPSSIHGIGLFATSELQKGTVVAVWGGHAMTSKELESLPRRISSNYAIEVYPGFWLAEKSTTELDSGDFVNHSCTPNCTILDKLVMIAKKKILGGEELTADFSYKGGGVIKCGCGSRRCKRLF is encoded by the coding sequence ATGGACTATAAAAGAATTATCAAACGAATAAATGAAAAGCCCAGAAGAAATAACTATGTATCTCCAAATACAGAAGTTCGACCGAGCTCGATCCATGGGATAGGTTTATTCGCTACGAGTGAGTTGCAAAAAGGTACTGTAGTTGCTGTTTGGGGTGGCCACGCGATGACATCGAAAGAGCTGGAGAGTTTACCCAGACGTATTTCCTCAAATTATGCTATCGAAGTTTACCCAGGTTTTTGGTTAGCTGAAAAGAGTACAACGGAGTTAGACTCCGGTGATTTTGTAAATCATTCATGCACCCCAAATTGTACGATACTAGATAAATTAGTGATGATCGCAAAGAAGAAAATCCTTGGGGGAGAGGAACTAACTGCTGATTTTTCATATAAAGGTGGCGGAGTGATTAAATGCGGCTGCGGATCTCGAAGATGCAAACGCTTATTTTAA
- a CDS encoding amidohydrolase family protein, with the protein MTPRNVFVGAALIFVIAAGVLWSENSGTTQAQLGSLSKIKDHKNCDLVPHKRQFSHQPYYTGPLIDAHLHMPVSSKIVSAVGKKIGFSQMTAFGGKVTLDYIMCLFQSEGITQTIGFFMTTPFSSSAELGTAKRAEKTYPKRIAVFYMPGPYETLRVAPEKVRSVIEKNKALFRGIGELKSFDGSSLDNPYFSEMFKIANDNNLVIMMHPYHNHKAVVEKIVKEYPKVTFLLHGGHDSEWITDVMRKYNNVYYSIDADIAALYGWERQHKDKEPTKEEFLAYLHDNFDAQLNEQIRYWGPKIASYPDKFMWGTDRWYGWHFDYEVGGLIEEFGRTFIGRLDPSIRERFAYKNAERLLQSR; encoded by the coding sequence ATGACCCCGCGTAATGTTTTTGTAGGCGCAGCCCTCATTTTTGTGATTGCAGCAGGAGTTTTGTGGAGTGAAAACTCTGGCACAACGCAAGCGCAGCTTGGAAGTTTGAGCAAAATCAAAGATCACAAGAACTGCGATCTGGTACCGCACAAGAGACAGTTTTCACATCAGCCATATTATACGGGGCCATTGATTGACGCCCACCTGCACATGCCGGTTTCTTCTAAAATTGTAAGCGCTGTAGGGAAAAAGATTGGCTTCAGTCAAATGACAGCTTTTGGCGGCAAGGTGACACTCGATTATATAATGTGTCTCTTTCAGAGCGAGGGGATAACACAGACAATAGGGTTTTTTATGACCACTCCTTTTTCTTCTTCGGCAGAGCTTGGTACGGCAAAAAGAGCGGAAAAAACATATCCCAAGAGAATAGCCGTTTTCTATATGCCGGGGCCATATGAAACGCTTAGGGTAGCTCCCGAGAAAGTGAGAAGTGTCATTGAAAAAAACAAAGCCCTTTTCAGGGGCATCGGTGAGTTAAAGAGTTTTGATGGCTCCTCCCTCGACAATCCCTATTTTTCAGAGATGTTCAAAATTGCAAACGATAACAACTTGGTGATAATGATGCATCCGTATCACAACCACAAGGCAGTTGTGGAAAAGATAGTGAAAGAATATCCAAAGGTTACGTTCCTGTTACATGGCGGGCATGATAGTGAGTGGATCACTGATGTGATGAGGAAGTATAACAATGTGTACTATTCAATCGATGCCGATATCGCTGCTCTTTACGGTTGGGAGCGTCAACACAAGGACAAAGAACCCACCAAAGAAGAATTTCTCGCCTATCTCCATGACAATTTTGATGCACAGCTCAATGAACAAATAAGGTACTGGGGGCCCAAGATTGCGTCTTACCCAGACAAGTTTATGTGGGGGACGGATCGTTGGTACGGCTGGCATTTTGATTATGAGGTTGGGGGGCTTATAGAAGAGTTTGGCAGAACATTTATCGGAAGACTGGATCCTTCTATTCGCGAAAGATTTGCTTATAAAAACGCAGAGAGGTTGTTGCAATCGAGGTAA